In the Candidatus Lernaella stagnicola genome, one interval contains:
- a CDS encoding FKBP-type peptidyl-prolyl cis-trans isomerase has product MKKWTWIIVVVAALALVTVAVAKEVKTDSGLIYDDLKVGDGDAAVSGKTVTVHYTGWLQQDGKKGKKFDSSVDRGKPFSFPLGAGRVIKGWDEGVAGMKVGGKRVLTIPPQLGYGARGAGGVIPPNTTLIFDVELLSVK; this is encoded by the coding sequence ATGAAAAAATGGACCTGGATAATCGTAGTTGTCGCCGCGCTCGCACTGGTCACAGTCGCCGTGGCGAAGGAAGTGAAAACCGACAGCGGCCTCATCTACGACGACCTAAAAGTCGGCGACGGCGACGCCGCCGTGTCGGGCAAGACGGTCACCGTGCATTACACGGGCTGGCTGCAGCAAGACGGCAAAAAAGGCAAAAAGTTTGACAGTTCGGTGGATCGCGGCAAGCCGTTCAGCTTTCCGCTCGGCGCCGGGCGCGTCATCAAAGGCTGGGACGAAGGCGTGGCCGGCATGAAGGTCGGCGGCAAGCGTGTGCTGACCATTCCGCCGCAATTGGGCTACGGCGCACGCGGCGCCGGTGGTGTGATTCCGCCCAACACGACGCTCATTTTCGACGTCGAATTGCTCTCGGTTAAATAA
- a CDS encoding radical SAM protein produces MSRLPADRPLRIALVNPPFRRPVMRRFVASYFAPNFLLPPTDLLYVSAALKQRLGSQTDVIDCIARGFDRDGGVAAVTAAEPDVVFAQLGFATLESDLAFCDAVGRSTGVPVVAMGYLPTMFGREVLAASQLDAVVGGEPEIALGRLLEAWRDGESPSDIPGITARQDGRIVAGPPPERITDLDALPFPDHDAVDLNLYRETLLGSPIAAIFTARGCPYPCTFCVRTFGRMLVMRSAASVLAEAERVVTDLGIRKLRFMDDTFNINESRTVEICEGLQRLGPLEWTALARLDRITPASVEHMARAGCRRLYVGVESGSDRMLREYKKGTDLATMRRAIGRIHQAGMEASGFFIVGGPSETRADFEASVAFAKETKLDYVIVTRLQYWPGTELFERVRDQLEVSVVPFRCQPKDAAAYERHLRLERSFYRRFYFRPRTIWRQLRRYATRPGELLRGAIELGRYLLSSNKEDFI; encoded by the coding sequence ATGAGCCGCCTGCCCGCCGACCGGCCGCTGCGGATTGCCTTGGTCAACCCGCCGTTCCGCCGTCCGGTCATGCGGCGCTTCGTAGCATCATATTTCGCGCCCAATTTCTTGCTGCCGCCGACCGATTTGCTCTATGTGTCGGCGGCGCTCAAGCAACGACTCGGCAGCCAAACCGACGTGATCGATTGCATCGCGCGCGGCTTCGACCGCGATGGGGGCGTGGCAGCGGTGACGGCCGCCGAGCCGGACGTCGTATTTGCGCAACTGGGCTTCGCCACGCTCGAAAGCGATTTGGCCTTTTGCGATGCGGTTGGCCGGTCGACCGGCGTGCCGGTGGTGGCCATGGGCTACCTGCCGACCATGTTCGGCCGCGAAGTATTAGCGGCGTCGCAACTGGATGCCGTGGTGGGCGGCGAGCCGGAAATCGCGCTGGGCCGGTTGCTCGAAGCGTGGCGCGACGGCGAGTCGCCGTCAGATATTCCCGGCATCACCGCGCGGCAGGACGGGCGCATCGTGGCCGGGCCGCCGCCCGAACGCATCACCGACCTGGACGCGCTGCCTTTTCCGGACCACGACGCGGTCGATTTGAATCTTTACCGCGAAACCTTGCTCGGCAGCCCCATCGCCGCGATTTTCACGGCGCGCGGCTGCCCGTACCCCTGCACCTTCTGCGTGCGCACCTTCGGCCGCATGCTGGTGATGCGGTCGGCGGCGTCGGTGCTTGCGGAAGCGGAGCGTGTTGTCACCGACCTGGGCATACGCAAGCTGCGCTTCATGGACGACACCTTCAACATCAACGAATCGCGCACCGTGGAAATCTGTGAAGGATTGCAGCGCCTCGGGCCCCTGGAGTGGACGGCGCTGGCGCGTTTGGACCGCATCACGCCCGCCTCGGTGGAACACATGGCGCGCGCCGGTTGTCGGCGACTATATGTCGGCGTCGAAAGCGGTTCGGATCGCATGTTGCGCGAGTACAAAAAGGGCACTGACCTGGCGACGATGCGCCGCGCGATTGGCCGCATACACCAGGCGGGCATGGAAGCGTCGGGCTTTTTCATCGTTGGCGGGCCGAGCGAGACGCGGGCCGATTTCGAAGCGAGCGTTGCCTTTGCCAAAGAGACGAAGCTGGACTACGTGATCGTCACGCGCCTGCAATATTGGCCGGGCACTGAACTGTTCGAACGCGTGCGCGACCAACTCGAGGTGAGCGTCGTGCCGTTTCGCTGCCAACCGAAAGACGCGGCGGCATACGAGCGCCATTTGCGTCTCGAACGAAGCTTTTACCGCCGTTTTTATTTCCGGCCGCGCACGATTTGGCGCCAATTGAGGCGTTATGCGACGCGGCCCGGCGAGTTGCTGCGCGGCGCGATCGAGTTGGGTCGGTATTTGCTTTCGAGCAACAAGGAAGATTTTATTTAG